The DNA region GACGATCACGATCGCGGCGATTACCGTGGGGATCGCCGTCGACAACACGATCCACTATCTCCATCGCTTTCGCGTCGAACTCCAGATCGACGGCGACTATCCCGCTGCGGTTCTACGCTCCCACGCCAGTATTGGCAGCGCGATGTACTACACGAGCACGAGCATCACGATTGGCTTTTCCATCTTCGTGCTGTCAGATTTCATTCCGACGATCTATTTCGGAATCTTGACCGCCCTCGCGATGGTGGCCGCGTTGGCCGCCGACCTGATCATCCTGCCCCTGTTGCTGGAGCGCCTCCGGCCCTTTCGGCTCGATCCTGCATCCGATCAGCGCGCAGCCTGCTAGGGCTCGTCGTCCGATCGTGTCGGGTCCAGGGGCATGCGAATCACGAAGGTCGTTCCGGCTGGGCTCGAATCAAAATCGATGGTGCCGCTCTGTGCGTGGACGATTACGGCGTGCGCAATTGCGAGACCTTGGCCGATGAAGTTTTTGCTCGAGCTCAACTCGTTCCTGGGTCTCGGTGTTCAGAGCCTCGGAGTAGAACATGTAAGAACCTGGACCGCGAGCTTTCGCCTGATACATGGCCACGTCCGCCTTTCGCAGCAGCGTCTCCATGTCGTCACCATCTTGCGGCCAGGTGGCCAAGCCCATACTGCCGGTGACCGTAAATTCGTGGCCATCGATCACGATTGGCTTCGGCAGGGTCGCGATGATCCGCTCTGCGACCGTTCTGAGATCTTGCGGTTCAACGACTTCCTCCAACACCATTGTGAATTCGTCGCCCCCGAGTCTCGCGACAAAAGATTCGTCATCGCTGCCGCAACCTCGCGCCACCGAGTCCGTTCCCCGGACGCAGCTGCGCAGACGGCTGGCAATTTCGCAGAGCAGTTGATCTCCAATATTATGCCCGTGCGTGTCGTTGACTCGCTTGAAATCGTCGAGATCAAAGAAGATCAAGCCGACGTGCCGATCATGGCGGCCAGCGCGCTCGATCGCTTGCGACAGCCGCGCCTTGAATGAAGCCCGATTGGCGAGCTGCGTAAGACTGTCGTGATAGGCGAGGAACCGAATTTGTTCCTCTGCTCGCAACTGCTCAGTGACGTCCTGTACTGCTCCGCTGAGCACCGAAGCACCCGATTCGCGCTCCGCGCATGCGCGGATGTGGCGGTCGTCGCCGCCCTCCAGGTCCGGAACGCGGAACTCGAACGAGAAGTACCCCGGCTGGTTCGTCCCGCGCTCGAAGACCTCGAGGATTCCCGCCCGGTCTTCCTCGTGGATTCGAGTCACTAGATCGTCGATCGAAAGATCTCGGTTCGGCAAGCCTGGAATAACCCGCCGCGCCTCCGGCGAGACCCACAGGATTTCCTCGCCGAAGTCGTAGCTCCAGCTTCCGAGCTGAGCGATTCGTTGTGATTGAGACAATTGTCGTCGACTGTCCTGAAGCTCGCCGAGCATTCGACTCGCCCGGAGCAGTGAGAGGGCGCGCTCCACGAGAATCAGCCAGTTGACCGGCTTCGCTACGAAGTCGTTCGCACCCACTTCGTAGCTCTTTCTCACCGACTCGTCGTCGTCCTGCCCCGTGATCATCACGATCGGAACGTGCTCGAGGTCCTTTCGCTCGCGAAACTCGGCGCAGACCTCGAAACCATTGTGACCCGGAAGCGTGACATCGAGCAGGATCAAATCGGGCACTCGCTTGTTTACCTGCTCGAGTGCATTTTCGCCGTCCACCGCGGTCAATACTGTAAATCCGGCGCTCCCCAGAAATCCCTGGGCGAGCAGTCTCACCGTCTCATCGTCATCGACTACCAGGACAACGGGCCCCTTTTCTGTTGCGGAATCGAACGTCATGCAATTTCACTTCGGAGCGCATCGCTCGCCTGCGAGAACGCAGTCTCCAGTGGACCGATGAGTTCGACCACCTCCCCGGGCGCACCTCGTTTGCCTGCTGCTTCCGCCGCGGCACACAACTCGCTGAGACGTGAGGCACCGACGTTCCCGCTACTGGATTTGAGTGAGTGAGCGGCGGCGACCAGGCTCGGGGCGTCCTCGCTTGTGGCTGCATCTCGAATCGCAACCAGGAGTTCAGGCGAGCTGGACAGGAAGGATCCAATGACACGCTCGAGCAAATCCGGTCCCTGTTTTCCGATGGAACGGATGCGGTCGAGCGTGTCTCGAGACAGGATCGACTGGGTCGTTACCGGGAGCGCATCGGAAGTCTCGCCTTCGGCCCTAGGGGCCTCATCCAGCGGAGCATCCATAGGCTCTCGCCGGAAATTGAAGAGACGAATCCATGGCTTCCAAGATTTCAGGCGCAAGATTGGTTCCCGGTATAGCCACACAAAAGCGTTGGCTGTAGGAAGTCTTGATCGGCGCTGCTCGTTCCGAGCTTGAACTTTCGCGCCGCTGCTTCATGGGTGTCACTTCCAACGAACACCAAAGCTTTCAGTTTGAAAACCAAACGCTGGACGTCGCGATGCGTTCCCCGAGCGAGCCTCGGTGTCTTCACCAACACCGTCTAGTGTGTTTCCCTGAGAGAAGTTCCGTGGGAGATCAAGTGCGAGAGACGATGCGCCGACAGAGACTTCAGCATTATCGGTGAGGAGAACCATGCGCGAAGAGTTGAGCCCGCTCCGCGCAGCTTTTGCCAGATGGGGAGCGGGCAGACCTGACTTCGGTGGCAAGGTCAAATCACCCGATTCATACTCTCGAGCCCACCAGGCATCGAGTCGGCTCCTGCTTCGCTCCGTTCTCGCAGGAGCCATTCTCGCATGCGCCAGTATTGTTTCGGTCGCTTGGCTCCAGGTCGAATTCTCGAACACTCGGGCGCTCGACGTCAACTCAGACGCATGGCGGAGAGTTCATTCTCTGCTCGCCGACATCACGACCGATCTCCTCAGCATGAACGTGTTGGAAGACACGGCTACGACGGCTGAAGTCCTGGCGCAAAGTGAGGATCTGGAGTTCGAGTTTTCTAGAGCCGAAAGCACATTTAGCGACGATCGCCGGTCTTCGATCTCCCAAGCTTCGATCCTCAGCAAGGTCGAAGCCGAAATTACAGCCTTTAGAGCGGCCGTCGTTGCAGCGTTGGCTGGAAGTCGACGGGAGTCCGATGAAAAGCGTTTGGAACTCCACCGCGATGCGCTCGTTCGCGCCAATCTGCTCAAGATCAGGGTGGATTCTCTCGCGGACAGATCTTCGATGCTTGCGGATCAATCTGGATCGCAGTTTGGCAAGTTGGTCCTGATCGCCACCGCTCCGAGCAGCATCGTTGCGGTGATCGTTGCAGCCTTGTTGGCGTTCGGGCGGCGGCAGATGGGCGCCCTGTTCGAGAGTCTTGACGCGGCACGACGAAGTGCCGAGGAAAGCGCTCGCTCCAAGAGCCAGTTCCTGGCGAACATGAGCCATGAAATTCGCACCCCGATGAATGGGGTCGTGGGCATGACAGAGCTTCTTCTCAGGACAGATCTTACCGATCGGCAGCGGCACTACGCTCAGTCTGTCGCTGGGTCGGCCGAGTCTCTGCTTACCATCATCAATGACATCCTCGACTTCTCAAAAATCGAAGCGGGTAAACTCGAACTCGACAACACGGATTTCGATGTGCGCCGGATCGTCAGAGATGTTCTTGAACTGCTGTCGGTGCGCGCCAATGAAAAGGGTCTGGAGCTGACATGCCAGATCGACGAGGGCTTCGAGAGCAAGTTGCGCGGAGATCCGATTCGCCTGCGCCAGATCCTGACGAACCTGGTGGGCAATGCCGTGAAATTCACCGAGCACGGTCATGTCGTCGTCCGGGTGACGCGCGTCCCGCGCGACAGTGAGATCCAGACCCTGCGGTTCATCGTAGAGGACAGCGGAACTGGGATCGCACCCGAGATCCAGGAAATGCTCTTTGTCCCGTTCGCCCAGGCCGATGCCTCGACGACCCGCCAGTTCGGTGGAACGGGTCTTGGCCTCGCTATCTCTAGCGATCTGGCCCAGCTCATGGGTGGTGAGATCGGGGTCGAAAGCACATTGGGCCTGGGTTCATCTTTCTGGTTCACCGCAAATTTTCATCCCTGCGAAGCGATACCGGCAAACGCACTCGACCAGCCGCTCGACCTCGACCCGGCGATGCTTCCAAGGGACGAGTTGAGCAAAGATGAAGAGGGCACCGGACTGCTCGACGCTCACATCCTGCTGGCCGAAGACAACGTGGTCAACCAGGAGCTGGCGGTCGCGATGCTCGAGGAGTTCGGGTGTACGGTGACGGTGGTATCCAATGGCATCGAAGCCGTGCGCGTCTCCGCGCAGTCGCATCACGACCTCATCCTCATGGATTGCCAGATGCCGCAGATGGATGGCTTCGAAGCCACCCGACTGATTCGGAGTAGAACCGATGCGAATTCTTTAGCCCGACCGACACCGATCATCGCGCTGACGGCGAACGCGCTCGACGGAGACCGCGAGCGCTGCCTGGCCGTGGGCATGAACGATTACCTGGCCAAGCCGTTCTATCAAGTAGAACTCCACAGCATCATTGAGCGCTGGTGCGACCCCACCCGCGATTGACACCGCCGCACCCCCCAACATGATTTGCTCTGGAGCTGGCGTGCTCTAGATCTGCGAGTTCAGCCCAGCTCGAACTCGTGCAGCCCGCATTGGGCGTGCAGATCTTCATAGGTCTTGAAGTCGCCCGGGAACAGGAACGGTGCGCGACCATTGGGCAGCTGGTAGTAGCTGTTACAGGACGACGCACCCCAGGAGTAGAGCGCGAACTGTGTCAGCAACCAGTCGTTGTATTCGCGATGGGACTCATCGAGTACGACCATGGAACGGGCGTCGACACGCTGCTTCTCCTTCAAGAGACGCACGATCGTCGCGATATTCCTCTCGATCGTGACGAAATAGGGAACCTGAAGAACCAGTCCGTTTGGACCGGCGGCGAAGAAGTAGTTTGGAAAGCCCGGAGCCGCGATGCCCTTGTGTGCTTCGGGCTCGTCACCCATCGCGTCGGCCAGCGCCTGTCCCTGATCACCCCTCACCTCGATGCGATCGAAATCCAGGATCCGATAGCCCGTGCAATAGACGATCACGTCGACTTCAACTTCGCGTCCACCTGCAATGAGAATCGAATGGGGTCGGACCTCCTGCAGACCTTCCGGAATGAGTTCCACGTGGTTGAGGGTGAGCGCGGGATAGAAATCGTCCGAGATGAGTGGGCGCTTGCAGGCGAAACGGCTGTCCGGGGTAAGGGCTTCACGAAGTTCGGGGTCCGAGATCGTATTATTGATGGATTTCCGCCCGACGTTTTCAAATTGCTCCATGCGTTTGTGTCCGAGGGTGGCCGCCTGGTGGACAAAGCTCATCATGAATCTTTGGACATACTGGGTAAGCCGGATCAGCGCGGGCATGTGGCGAAACCACGCGCGCTTGCGCTCCGAGTAAAACTTGCGCCCTCTCGGCATGATCCAGTTGGGCGTTCGCTGGAGCACCGTAACCTGACCTGCAATCTTGGCGATCTCGGGCACGATCTGCACTGCGCTGGCGGCAGAGCCCACAATCGCTATGTGCTTGCCGGAAAGGTCGACATCGTGATTCCACTCGGTCGCGTGCCAGCTATGCCCCTCAAAGGATTCCATTCCCTTGACGTCTGGGTAGAGCGGCGTGTGCTGATTCCCCATCGCATTGATGACGACGTCGAACTCGAAGCTCTCTCCCGATTCACTCGTCAGCTGCCAGATCCCATCGCCCCGATAAATCGCCTGGACAATGCGTGTGTTCAACCGGATATGGGGATCGAGCCCGAACTTCGTTGCGCATCGCTGGAGATAGGCCTCGATCTCGGGCTGCCCGACAAAGTTCGCGCTCCAATCGCTATTGGGCTCATAGGAGAAAGTGTAGACATGAGCCCAGACGTCGCAGGCCAGCCCCGGATACGTGTGGAGATGCCAAGTTCCGCCAACGGCGTCCGATTTTTCGAAGATCGTGAAATCGCTGAAGCCCTGGGCCAGAAGCTCATGGCCCGCTGCAAGACCGGCGGGGCCAGCCCCGATGATGGCCACGCGAAGTGAAGAATGATCGGCCAATGGAACCTCCGGGAAGTGGAGCCCACGGTCGCGTTCCTTCGAGAATCAAGAAGGAAAACAGCTACGGGCGGGGAAATTTGAGGTCGAATTACACCGAGTATTTCAACCTGCACAACGATACTAATACTTGTGCGGGAATCTTCATTCTCGCTGCCACAGACCAAAAATGAGCCGGTCTTCGCCCCAATTGGCTGCCTCTAGCACGACTACACCAGACTACAGGCCCTCAATCGAAATCGTCTCGCTGTAGGACGTCCTGTGGTGATGGGACGGGGAACGCTGTAACGGCGAATTTCTCAAAAACTGACTCACAGTCGAAATCAACGACAACACGTACAACTTGATGGTCCACCAGGTGAGTGCGACGCAAATCAAAACACATTGCAGGGGCTAGAACGCTTGCGGTCTCGATGGCAGACCAATTACAATTCAAGCTGTACATATCGA from Myxococcales bacterium includes:
- a CDS encoding diguanylate cyclase, with protein sequence MTFDSATEKGPVVLVVDDDETVRLLAQGFLGSAGFTVLTAVDGENALEQVNKRVPDLILLDVTLPGHNGFEVCAEFRERKDLEHVPIVMITGQDDDESVRKSYEVGANDFVAKPVNWLILVERALSLLRASRMLGELQDSRRQLSQSQRIAQLGSWSYDFGEEILWVSPEARRVIPGLPNRDLSIDDLVTRIHEEDRAGILEVFERGTNQPGYFSFEFRVPDLEGGDDRHIRACAERESGASVLSGAVQDVTEQLRAEEQIRFLAYHDSLTQLANRASFKARLSQAIERAGRHDRHVGLIFFDLDDFKRVNDTHGHNIGDQLLCEIASRLRSCVRGTDSVARGCGSDDESFVARLGGDEFTMVLEEVVEPQDLRTVAERIIATLPKPIVIDGHEFTVTGSMGLATWPQDGDDMETLLRKADVAMYQAKARGPGSYMFYSEALNTETQERVELEQKLHRPRSRNCARRNRPRTERHHRF
- a CDS encoding Hpt domain-containing protein — protein: MDAPLDEAPRAEGETSDALPVTTQSILSRDTLDRIRSIGKQGPDLLERVIGSFLSSSPELLVAIRDAATSEDAPSLVAAAHSLKSSSGNVGASRLSELCAAAEAAGKRGAPGEVVELIGPLETAFSQASDALRSEIA
- a CDS encoding response regulator codes for the protein MREELSPLRAAFARWGAGRPDFGGKVKSPDSYSRAHQASSRLLLRSVLAGAILACASIVSVAWLQVEFSNTRALDVNSDAWRRVHSLLADITTDLLSMNVLEDTATTAEVLAQSEDLEFEFSRAESTFSDDRRSSISQASILSKVEAEITAFRAAVVAALAGSRRESDEKRLELHRDALVRANLLKIRVDSLADRSSMLADQSGSQFGKLVLIATAPSSIVAVIVAALLAFGRRQMGALFESLDAARRSAEESARSKSQFLANMSHEIRTPMNGVVGMTELLLRTDLTDRQRHYAQSVAGSAESLLTIINDILDFSKIEAGKLELDNTDFDVRRIVRDVLELLSVRANEKGLELTCQIDEGFESKLRGDPIRLRQILTNLVGNAVKFTEHGHVVVRVTRVPRDSEIQTLRFIVEDSGTGIAPEIQEMLFVPFAQADASTTRQFGGTGLGLAISSDLAQLMGGEIGVESTLGLGSSFWFTANFHPCEAIPANALDQPLDLDPAMLPRDELSKDEEGTGLLDAHILLAEDNVVNQELAVAMLEEFGCTVTVVSNGIEAVRVSAQSHHDLILMDCQMPQMDGFEATRLIRSRTDANSLARPTPIIALTANALDGDRERCLAVGMNDYLAKPFYQVELHSIIERWCDPTRD
- a CDS encoding NAD(P)/FAD-dependent oxidoreductase, yielding MADHSSLRVAIIGAGPAGLAAGHELLAQGFSDFTIFEKSDAVGGTWHLHTYPGLACDVWAHVYTFSYEPNSDWSANFVGQPEIEAYLQRCATKFGLDPHIRLNTRIVQAIYRGDGIWQLTSESGESFEFDVVINAMGNQHTPLYPDVKGMESFEGHSWHATEWNHDVDLSGKHIAIVGSAASAVQIVPEIAKIAGQVTVLQRTPNWIMPRGRKFYSERKRAWFRHMPALIRLTQYVQRFMMSFVHQAATLGHKRMEQFENVGRKSINNTISDPELREALTPDSRFACKRPLISDDFYPALTLNHVELIPEGLQEVRPHSILIAGGREVEVDVIVYCTGYRILDFDRIEVRGDQGQALADAMGDEPEAHKGIAAPGFPNYFFAAGPNGLVLQVPYFVTIERNIATIVRLLKEKQRVDARSMVVLDESHREYNDWLLTQFALYSWGASSCNSYYQLPNGRAPFLFPGDFKTYEDLHAQCGLHEFELG